tacTTTGGCTCCTAGTCTCTAACACTCATATTCActacttatatcataaatgcgaaaataactctgtctgttgttacgctttcacgcctaaaccactgaaccgattttgatgaaatttggtatgatgatagaactgaacttgggaaaggacacaggatactttttattgcgaaaaaaaagtgaagaaggggttgaaataggggatgaaagtttgtatggaagttccttattgtcaaacataaaatcatgtaagattctttcatacctaaaccacttaaccaattttgacaaatagtcCAGACCTTGGGAAAACCTATAGgttactccttaccatgtcgcacgatataaccgaatttcacgcaggcgaagccgcgggtggaaagctagtctttatatacctatatgatGTTATGTATGGTATCttacattaataaagaaaaaacttttGTGCGTGAAATAGCGATAAATTTTCTTGAAATCACTTTTTTCTCTTAAAATTTTTtgctgatttatttatatattttcagagaGGCTCAGTCCAGGCACAAggaaaatagaattatttggTCGGCCTCACAATGTGCAGCCCAACTGGTAAGATTTTTcgatttgttattgttttacaaCTTTAATTTCACTTTCAACCTTTTACTTCATTCCTACCCTTAATTATTGTATgcaataacatacaatattgaaaaaaatatatatctaatataaataaaataaataaaattataggaTAACCCTGGGAAACCAAGTGGACGGAGTACGTTTGGTAGACCCAGAGTTAATAGcagccttcaagaaaagataCCCTGATGGCAACTGCATGGCCCCACCACCTCCAGATCCCGGCCTCGCCTAGCGAATCTAGTCTAATATAAACGCTGTATAAGTGTccaattttttaagtttaaaaacaatttacatcGTTCAGAGTATATGTGAATTTAGGGatagttcaaatattttattttaatccatttaaatttttttattactgaaacaattttattcttatgtgATAATCGTCCTATGAATGTGATCTTTCACGTTTCTTATTCAATTACTGCAAATAATTGAGAGTACctactatttttaaactacaaactaatctaaaaatagtattattaaatactcgTGATGGTAGAGATTGACTTgtgactttttttaattttaaacaattacatacctcgtatgtatacaatataaagaaaatacgtaatgtaaataaaatgcattttcaccaaataatcttttttattttgccaccaaaatttacaaacatgACATTGATATTTACATTCTATGATCAAAGAATGACATTTGCGTCCGTCGACCCTTAGGCGAACTCGGCCTTTGATTGAAGAAGTTCCTTGACGGACTGCCGCGTTCTTTGGcactgttttttataaaaaataaagagtaTTGTCGTATTTGATATGttttactaataatttattaaaacactgttctttaataaaatgtacaaagtaTAGCTGTCCGCTGCTGTAGTGGGTTTGTATCCCGCCTCATATCGAATATCTTCCATCTATCAAAACTCcaatttataaagctttttataaaaaataaaaagcaactcacgttgttttttaatacaccTGCACTAAACGACAACAatatctatgaaataaaaagcagaaaatttgaaattgctGAAATAACAGCGTATGTATATACCTACCCATAATCTTGATTGGGAGTCAATCCAGACTTGATAGCTGTATTACTTGTTCTCGAATGAATGTTACGTATACTCGATTTCTCCTTTGGTATTATACTATagaaacgtaaaaaaataaaaataaattcatcaatTTCGTATTCCtgcagaaaataaaacaagatattCTCACCTTGTTTTACCGTGGAAATTGTTCTTTTCCGTATTCAGTGTTTCCCGAAATCTTCTTTGGAACTAGAAAGAAATCATTAATTTCACGTCTTACGCGCCAATTTTcgcatacttttaaatttatctgcaatacttggatattatttaaaatatacaagcaAGCCACAAATAAACCTACTTACCTATTGCTCTATAGGTGTTTATGACCTACGCAAGATATGTTaccaaacaatttatttataataattgggAAATCTATCTGGGAGATTGAACTGTAGGCCTCATTGTCTGGCACACATTATACCCCATAATGTGCCTAACAGTTTCTTTATAGCCCTTGAAGAATCGACTCGATACTTACACTCACAAAAAGCTGTTAACAAACCCAAAaccatttcttttaatttactttaacatACATTAACATTACCTTGATACTATTCAACATATCCCCTTGCGTGGCCAGCGGCCGCTCGTCTGACCTCACAGAGGGCGCTTGCCTCGCGGCCGGCGCGTCGCGTCTCGCGCCCAACGATGCGGCTCCGATGGAACTATCTCGCGGCCCCGATACttaagtaaacaataaaaaaatcaaaaaatttcaGCGCCTTCATCACGATGTTAAATTACGTCGGTACTTAGTATTCTCTGAGTAACTTTGCTTAAGATTTAGTACGTCCATCATGAGACACTGCGTAGATTGCGTACACTTGTTGCGCCaaaatgtcttatttataGTGTCTTGTGATGGTCGTTTTTGTATGCATCGgttaaaacagaaaataaaacaataagataatttatttatttattctataactaCATCACATTTCATGACTTAACatgtattctaaaaataacattgtacTAGCgctcttataatatatatatcttaaatttCATTCTGAATAACAACCTGCAAAGGAAATTTCCCACTCATAACAAACTAGATGAATAAGGCATAAAAGCAAAATCATTGCATTTAAACTAAATGTTATATGAACATGGAGCAAattgaactattttttaatttatttgtcattgaaatttttgatATTCATGTAGCATATTTATCAGGAAACTTGATAAGATATTTCTTTGTATGTAACAAAcatcaaacaattattattactttttttagtatatattttgtatttgaccCAATATTTTATGGGTCATATATATAATGGGAAAATTAGagtaaattcatatattatttcgttttaccattcaaaaaaataaatataaagatctTCTATGCCTTATCTAGTTAaatttagattatatatagaagttgtttttaatgtttgaatcATTACCAAAATAAAggtagaataaattaaaaggattacaatataatgatgaggtataaatttaactaaacaacagctaataaattaagtaattattctATATTGGTATAGATTGTGCCTTCTTTATAGATTGCAGTTTATCCAGAGTCTTCAAAAATAACTCTGTCTTCAGACCTTTTGAATCCAAAAACAACCTTTTTCTATCCACCTCATTTGGAAATTCTTTATGAAacttatgaaacatttttcatcTTATCCTTTTCTTTCTCAACATTAGCATCTTCTGGTGTATCTTTTTTACCCTCAATCTTTCCAACCGATTGCTCCATTAAACGTTTTCTCATTGTGGTTGGTCCAGCAAAAGTTGCTTTGCTTGTTTTAGTTTCGGGTACATATATTTCGAAagttctaaaatatttaagtatatgtTCTACGTCGGattcttttaatttgtattcatatGCTATTTTAGCTGCGGTTACCTCTTCAGGATTCAATTGGTGTGATGAAATGTACTCTATCGCTTGTCGTAAAGTCGTTCGTCCGTACGGGATCGATTCTGGCTCTTTGAGGCCGAAATCGAAGTCTTCTATAATATTCCTGTCTTTAGGTAGAGGACGGTTGGGGTTCTGTTCTTTTTTCAGCCGTGTAATGTCATCCTCCGGTGTTCCCTTGGATGTTACATAAACATCTTTCAATCTCTCGTCGAGCCCCAGATCCTTTTTCACAATCTTTTCGTCAATATCAGGTATAGCTTCCTGCACCCTCTGCAAATCTTCTACATTGGAAGGATACCTTGGCGCAACCTCAGGTTTTTCTTTTGATATCACTCGGTGCGCTCTATTTTCAATGTTAAACGATTTTATGGGCCGCAACGCCCTTGACACTAAAGCACCCATCTCAAGTGGCAATAGTAAGTCTTGTATAGATAGTAATTCAAAAAACtttcatcatatttttaaacagagACTTTCTTCAAAACAGTTTTGAGGTTATTTCACAACATTATTAATTGTCAAGAATGTGACATTAAATGACAAATGACAATCAAGTGTGACaaattctaatttttaaaagttaccTGCCATTAACGATTATCCATAGAGAGTGGTGTAAaacaagttaaataaataaaattgcacatTACACAatacttttttcaataataaacttaCATTTAAGCCGTGATAATGCTTCTTTTAAAGCAGATTTTGAATCTCGTGCTAAAAACTTTTCGGTTGTGGATGATGGAGGCAAAGTATTTGTTGCACGACTCTGTTCAGTTGCGTATCTCATCGGCGATGGACTAGGACTTCGACCAAGTCGACGTCTACCCTGAGCTTGTGCCGGATATTTAGTTGCTGTTGAAATTATtccaatgtttaaaatattgtttgtttgttatagtGTTCTATTTACTTGAAATGTATTCTGTAAAACTACCTTCAGCAATTCTGTAAGTTTTTTATGTACCTGTAGCGGACGGAGTTAATTTTGTAACATCACTGGAGCCTAAACggttattgtataaattcgAGAGCCTAAATGAATGTTGTGGAGTGACCGTTATAGCAGagtttaaatgtttgtgtttctGCTCACTATAAATGCtacttcgcattaaaaagttcTGCAAAGAAAAAGAGTCTGTTATGTTTTAATCatgtaaaacattattttcaaaaaagacTTTAGTTGTATTTACCTTAGCATCCGCTACATTTTTCATCACTGGTCCTTCAGACGTACGAAATGTGGGCATTGGATTATAACCAGACGTATTTTTGCTTGAATCCTACATAACATTAATGCTTATATGTCAAGGGGCATATTCTCTTCTTTATGTCAATTTTCTACTTGATTATTTGGTATGAATTGAAACGTTATAAGCATAATACGTACATTTGTTTTAGCACTATATCGTCCTTGGGATCGAGCAGTATTGCTACGGGATGGGTTTCGAGAGCCACGTGGCTCACCGGCACCACTGCCACGCCTCGATCCAAGCTGATCtctaaaacacaaatataattatttagattttaaaaccGTGCGATTAATATATTCTtagaaaagcaaaaaaataaacaataacattaatatgaaGAATTGTTACGCTTACCCTTTTTGAGATACTTTTGGCATGTTAATTTTCACGTTCCAGTCGAACTTCTTCTCGGGCGTTTTATGAGAAgctgttttaaaaaatgataaaagatataagagctcgttttaacaataatttagtgGTTAACGGTTGTTTAAAACAgaatttagtataaaattttacgattGATTTCTGAAAAaatctgttataaataataaaaaaaaaaaaatcatactaaccgcatctattaaactacaacATTTATTAGAGTTACACCGATTTGGTGTTATTTTTGCGCAACGAACTGCCAACAACCATAGCTTATCATTAAAGGATCGCATACACgactgaaaacaaaaatatttccaatgcATCGACCTATTTTCTTCAGCTTGCAAATCTCTGTCTTCATCTTCAGTAAGTGTGCTGTTTTTAATGACACATCCCTTCAATTGTGTTTGTGGTTTTGTGGACTGAACAGTTAGATCACAAGATGTTATGAAAATTTCTTCATCGTCATTTTCAGATttgtctaaataaaaattttggaaATGagactacatttttttttttgttaatattctgtaagataaaactgtttaaactCTTAAAAACAACACTGTTCTATACGCGAACAAGAAAATTGGCAGTTCGTTAGCTCAAAAACTAAGTATTGCAATGCATTAACAAacagtgttatttttaatagttttacatAACACTTACTAGCTCGATTACCATTAATGGACTCTATTATGtttaaactgaaaaatattttcatagacaTGGATGGATTAAAATAACACTGTCTGTAGTTTATATTGGATCCCACTAACCTTCCTTATGTTTGGATGCTTGTGGTCGCAATGGTGGTGAAACTTCAGATCGTGGCTGCCTCTGTATCGGTGGAGGTGGTGATGGTGATTTATTGAACACCACCGGTTTTTGTCTATGCGTCCTTTCAGCGATCGAATAAACTCCAAATTCGTGAGTTGGAATTTTATTGATGTCATCGTACATTCGCTTTCtgataagtatttattgaattttttgagATATAGATAGTCTAACAAAAAGTAATGTCATGTGTTTATAATGTCTTCACCTgtttacctatatatattgCCCTGTTTTAATAGCCATGCCTCGAGATCTTCTAGCCATTCCTGTATGAGGCGTAATCTTATttagtgtaatataaattatgtacaattGTCACtaccaaataaatttattagaaatgcTTACTTGTTGCTGACCAATAACAGAACCAGGACGACAAATTCTCATCCAAGCAATAGCTTCGTGAGCAGTCATGCGGTAGTGTTTGATGAGATAGCATCCAATCAAGGATCCGGTGCGACCTAAACCTGCCTGAACAATTCTAACATCTTGtgaattgtatgaaaatatccagtcaagaatttatatttagtggTTTAATAAGTTTAACTGAGAGATGTACTCATAGATTtaagttatgtatatttatttggagAATTGATACGAACCTTACAATGAACGGCAATTGCGGCGTCGGCATCTTCgctaatttgtaaaaatttcatcaaaatatgcCGGGGAGGACAGGATCCGTCAGGAAAAAACAAATCGTAGTGGGTAATTCCTACACTACTGAAACTGTGAGAAATAAACTAGTTCTAAAATTATCTTCCTGgttcaaatagaaataaatttatgcacAACGTATTTTCAACTAACACATTTCCATCGTAAAGCTTCTTATTCAGTCGTATTACAATCCTAACGTTGTTTTCTAAGAAATAGCTTATATACATCTCTGGTGGATGATACAATGATACGCTATAATCCACGGGGCCGATAAAAGCTAAAAATTTACCTAAAAAATGTTGCTGAGTAGAACAGTGATTAacgtaattaattcattatttcgtTCACTTATTTCTTTGTATAAGGTTATTTACCCGGTACAATCCAATTAAGATCACCACCCTGTATTTTATCCAATCTATCATACTCTTCATAGTTAAAATCTTGAAAATTGAAGAAACCTAAATCTCGAGCTTTTACTATAGCTTGAAGACAGTCTAACAAAGATATAGTATAGCGGGATTCACCCTGGGTTGCATCTTGAAATGGccttaagataaataataaaaattcgttaTTCTCTGTTACATACATGAATATTTTGCATAGGAAAAGATAACTTTACCTGTAATTCTGTCCATGAACAAGTAAGGGCTTGAGTGCATCTTTCGGTGGCAGACTCAGATATAAAACACCATAACATCCCAAAAGAAATGCGGAATTAGCTTTCTTAGTAGGATTAATGGATGTGTAATGAACTATAATTTGCTTATTTagatattcttttaatttgtcgttcaatattttgcaatatttatatacacaccCTAAGTTTAAAGGGCCAAAatctgaataataattttcataaattaattgactatctatacaaaaataatgagcTTCATTTGTACTTTTAAGAACTCTTCCTTGTCTAACAGTAGCGAAATAAAGCACATTCTTAATATATTcagtaataaaaagtatatcagGATTTCGCGTCATCGTCTTGATGATGCATGagattgtatattattatgaaaaataaacattatctaatcgtattaataataataatcacaaaACTTAAAACATCTACAACGACCAAACgtaaaaactttcaaaataataaaattaaatacagtaaACTCAAAATTAGCAGAAATTTATAGACACATGtctaaaatgaatttatttttaaataaaccgcGAAACGATCCCATGAAATAACCGCTAGTTTTGTGCCAGCTTTCTCACCATAGACAATTTtcgtacaatttatttaatggtaaTCACAGAAATGGGAATTGTCATGTGTCAATTTctaatgtttacaaaaaatggCAACCCCAGTCTTTTTCCGGTGCGCAAGGTAAAGTGTCAAAGTGATAATTGTGAATTTTTCTGAatcaaagaatatttattcaatctttCTGCAATTAGTGCTTTCTATAAGTGATTGATTACGTTACAAGCTCAtacaatgtgttttattttatatttcaggcaatataagtacataaaacCATGGCTGATGTCGATGTGTaagtgttgtttttattagtacattacttgttaaatatgtattaagtaattaaacaaCGTCATTTATCTATGAATCAACtaataaacgatttattttctCAAATTCTTGACGCCAAGCCATTcagaaatatttgataaacaaaTCGTCATAACCTCAAGTTTCGCATGtttctttctaataattttttttttatttttattaacagtgAAGTACCAAGCAACCCCGTCCTGAGCGGTGGTGCTATGGATGTGAACACAGCTCTCCAAGAAGTATTAAAGACAGCCCTCATTCACGGTGGTCTCGTACATGGGCTCCATGAAGCCGCCAAAGCTCTCGACAAGTATGTTTTCCattatacttaattaagtctttaaataaagtatatatttaaatattttactacttATACCATTGATAtatgtgatattattataagaaaaattaacagtaTAGGTTAGCAAGTTTATTTACCTAgataattgaaatgtaaatgcaaccttatataaattatgaaaattagcCACTATTAGCATATAGATTTTTGTATGGCTATGGAGCTCAAACAAATATTCACTAAATTCGCATCTGTTCTAGGTGAGAATCTAGTGGAAATGTCAGCCATGTGTTTCATGGTTGTCTCCATCCATAGCCAATAATGACGCACACACATAGTACCACATTTCTATGAATATCTAGGTTGTGGCCTCCCAAGTGtgctacaaattttataacattgttcCTAGTTGTcacttatttcaaatttaacatCAAACAGAGTTCTATCAAACAATGAAATCGATATAACATTTCCTTCTATACATTTGTGACCCATATACTAAAAGCAGCATTGTCTAAAAATCAGTAGGTACtctcataatataatgactGAAGACCTTGCAAACTTCCTGTCacaatgttttgtttcattgaaatttattctaaCTAACTTGCCATCTTATTTATGTAGGAGACAAGCTGTACTCTGTGTTTTGGCTGAGAACTGCGATGAGGATGCATACAAGAAATTGGTACAGGCCCTCTGCAATGAGCACCAGATCCCACTTGTAAAGGTGATTATTGTATTCTTGTATTAtatcatacaatttaaaaatagctttaCTAAAAAAAGGTTTCAAAAGTAGTTCTCACATAtcttctattaaaaatgtacacctagattgaaacaaatacacatcaattaattttctttttgtttttaatcacAAGAGtggtaatttttcaatatttaagttCATTTCATGTTGCTCTACACGAGTCACTCTATGCCCTGTGGTGAGAGAGATTTATAAGagcatatattaaattgtgtgCCCCTATGGTGACTCGCACCATGCTGAGTCAACTTTCCTAGCATCCATACATATGAAATGGACAAGAAttgttaatttacataaacaagAGATTAGGATCTCTACAGtttgtagaaaaaataatcataggTGATGATGGTATCTATTTTGATGAGTTAATTTgtctttttaaaaagttaaatgtctaaaaaatattctggAATCATAATAGCAATTCAATCTATTATTACAGtctattataactaaaatgtaGTTTGCAGTTATGCTTTGTATTGTAACAAAGAGATACTGaatttttgtaaagaaataaaatttaatgtgtatttatgtGGGACTAGGGCATCGagagctttttatttttgaaatctaaaACTCTCAAAAGGATAAACTTGACTAATTTATAGCGAACTAGTATAAAGTTAGTATTCAATTCTGTTCAGGTTGACAACAACAAGAAGCTCGGTGAATGGGCGGGATTATGCAAAATCGACAAAGATGGCAAAGCGAGAAAAATTGTCGGATGCTCTTGTGTGGTAATCAAAGTAAGTACATAAACACATACcgatttatttaatgcagcaatataataatgcaatttatatacaatttaattaaatgaattcatatctacttgtattttaatgtgagATGCGCTATGCACGAACACAGGTGGTTCTCTATGGGCTATCGGTGCTAAATAGCGGCGCTATAGTAACGGGGCGCCCCTATGGTGTCCAGTGTATATATAACACACGGACTACCTTCTTATCGCTCTTACATTTAAAACGAGTAacgattttgtatattattcataGGAGTCTTTGCATTCAATTGatacaaaacattacaaataataaataggttgATTGTTGGTTCATTATGGTTTTTTTACAGCGAATAGAAAAGTTAGTGATTACTCATTTTATTCTCTTTTTCAGGACTTCGGTGAAGAAACTCCCGCGTTAGATGTGCTTAAGGACTACTTGAAGTCTTCAAGCTAATCTTTAGGtgtaatgatttaaataaaatcccaaaaaaatatctatttgttttatttaataaaaaagctacATGCAAAGTTTCGAGAATTGATCACACAGCTCTTTATGTTTTGGCCACTGTTGGACTTGGCACTctctgaaatttaaaaaatacaagttgTACCCTATTTAGACTGAATAATTTACCTAGTTGTAATGAATCTGTGGtttgaaattaaactttaGCAACTATTCAAGTGCAGGTGTGCACATACTGTACTAATTtctgaaaattttcaaatatcttcGTCAAACACAGCTTAGTTTTGGTTTCGCTTTAGGTAACGTAAAGCGTAAAATGAAAGTTCGGTCCGGTCGGACATAATTAGTATTTCCTACAATTTATAAACTGAATTGAATTGCCCAACGTTGCTAAGCTTATataaagtgtataatctatgtatgttgctaagcgtaataCTGCTCGATCAATTCGcctcatattttttaacgtttttgttagggcacaaggaaggttcttataaaaagaaaaaatgtaccacgggtgaaaccagGGCAGGCCgctatttcattatatattttaggaaaaatcaattttaccCGTGAACATAATCATGAGTTTTAAACTATCCCCTGTTAAGACGCAAAAGGACGTGTGTCTGTATCATTACTTAAATGTTGCCATTCACTAATCACAAAATTACCAAATgtgttgaataatttttatacctgCCACAATACCATTCA
This DNA window, taken from Zerene cesonia ecotype Mississippi chromosome 26, Zerene_cesonia_1.1, whole genome shotgun sequence, encodes the following:
- the LOC119837163 gene encoding dual specificity protein phosphatase CDC14A-like, translating into MTRNPDILFITEYIKNVLYFATVRQGRVLKSTNEAHYFCIDSQLIYENYYSDFGPLNLGCVYKYCKILNDKLKEYLNKQIIVHYTSINPTKKANSAFLLGCYGVLYLSLPPKDALKPLLVHGQNYRPFQDATQGESRYTISLLDCLQAIVKARDLGFFNFQDFNYEEYDRLDKIQGGDLNWIVPGKFLAFIGPVDYSVSLYHPPEMYISYFLENNVRIVIRLNKKLYDGNVFSSVGITHYDLFFPDGSCPPRHILMKFLQISEDADAAIAVHCKAGLGRTGSLIGCYLIKHYRMTAHEAIAWMRICRPGSVIGQQQEWLEDLEAWLLKQGNIYRKRMYDDINKIPTHEFGVYSIAERTHRQKPVVFNKSPSPPPPIQRQPRSEVSPPLRPQASKHKEEISLDRGVAVVPVSHVALETHPVAILLDPKDDIVLKQMYDSSKNTSGYNPMPTFRTSEGPVMKNVADAKNFLMRSSIYSEQKHKHLNSAITVTPQHSFRLSNLYNNRLGSSDVTKLTPSATATKYPAQAQGRRRLGRSPSPSPMRYATEQSRATNTLPPSSTTEKFLARDSKSALKEALSRLKLSGPRDSSIGAASLGARRDAPAARQAPSVRSDERPLATQGDMLNSIKCQRTRQSVKELLQSKAEFA
- the LOC119836908 gene encoding protein NDUFAF4 homolog; translation: MGALVSRALRPIKSFNIENRAHRVISKEKPEVAPRYPSNVEDLQRVQEAIPDIDEKIVKKDLGLDERLKDVYVTSKGTPEDDITRLKKEQNPNRPLPKDRNIIEDFDFGLKEPESIPYGRTTLRQAIEYISSHQLNPEEVTAAKIAYEYKLKESDVEHILKYFRTFEIYVPETKTSKATFAGPTTMRKRLMEQSVGKIEGKKDTPEDANVEKEKDKMKNVS
- the LOC119836909 gene encoding 40S ribosomal protein S12 → MADVDVEVPSNPVLSGGAMDVNTALQEVLKTALIHGGLVHGLHEAAKALDKRQAVLCVLAENCDEDAYKKLVQALCNEHQIPLVKVDNNKKLGEWAGLCKIDKDGKARKIVGCSCVVIKDFGEETPALDVLKDYLKSSS